A genomic segment from Chloroflexota bacterium encodes:
- the rpmC gene encoding 50S ribosomal protein L29, with translation MAEIRALDPDALETRRREAKEELFRLRLQHATLQLTATSRLRELRRDIAQIMTVQRERELVGAVAVEEDA, from the coding sequence TTGGCAGAGATCCGGGCGCTCGATCCCGATGCCCTGGAAACCCGACGCCGAGAGGCGAAGGAAGAGCTGTTCAGGCTGCGCCTGCAGCATGCGACGCTGCAGCTCACCGCGACCTCGCGGCTGCGCGAGCTGCGGCGCGACATTGCGCAGATCATGACCGTGCAGCGCGAGCGCGAGCTTGTTGGCGCCGTCGCCGTGGAAGAGGACGCGTGA
- the rpsH gene encoding 30S ribosomal protein S8, which yields MTDPIADMLTRMRNAVTARHRKVRVPHSGLKEGIAKLLRDEGFIAGFSVVEESPRASIEIDLRYDANDEPLLRGSKRVSRPGLRVYTRAREIPRVMGGIGVALVSTSSGLMTGSEARRRRLGGEVLAFVW from the coding sequence ATGACTGATCCCATTGCCGACATGCTGACGCGGATGCGCAACGCCGTGACGGCGCGCCACCGCAAAGTGCGGGTGCCGCATTCGGGGCTCAAGGAAGGCATCGCGAAATTGCTGCGCGATGAGGGCTTTATCGCCGGGTTTTCCGTGGTCGAGGAATCGCCGCGGGCGTCAATTGAAATCGACCTGCGGTACGACGCAAACGACGAGCCGCTGCTGCGAGGCTCGAAGCGCGTGAGCCGCCCGGGCCTGCGCGTCTACACCCGCGCCCGCGAAATCCCGCGCGTGATGGGCGGCATCGGCGTGGCCTTGGTTTCGACGTCCAGCGGATTGATGACCGGCAGCGAGGCGCGACGGCGCCGACTCGGCGGCGAAGTGCTCGCCTTCGTCTGGTAG
- the rplP gene encoding 50S ribosomal protein L16, whose product MLMPKRTKFRKAHRGRRRGRAARGNDLQFGEVGLQALSAGWVDSREIEAGRRAITHAIHRGGQVWIRLFPDKPVSSKPAETRMGSGKGNVDHWVAVVKPGRVLFEIAGIDEELGREAMRLASHKISVATRVITRNREVVVG is encoded by the coding sequence ATGTTGATGCCCAAGCGCACCAAGTTTCGCAAGGCGCACCGCGGCCGGCGGCGCGGCCGCGCCGCGCGCGGCAACGACCTGCAATTCGGCGAAGTCGGGCTGCAGGCGCTCAGCGCCGGCTGGGTCGACAGCCGCGAGATCGAGGCGGGCCGACGCGCCATCACCCACGCCATCCACCGCGGCGGCCAGGTGTGGATTCGGCTCTTTCCGGACAAGCCGGTGAGCTCCAAGCCGGCCGAGACGCGCATGGGGAGCGGCAAGGGCAACGTGGACCACTGGGTGGCCGTGGTGAAGCCCGGTCGTGTGCTGTTTGAAATCGCGGGCATTGATGAAGAGCTCGGCCGCGAGGCCATGCGACTCGCGTCGCACAAGATTTCCGTGGCGACTCGCGTCATCACCCGAAATCGCGAGGTCGTCGTTGGCTGA
- the rplX gene encoding 50S ribosomal protein L24: MAGTHRFRLRKGDTVEVLSGRDKGRQGVVERVVPETGQLVVEAINVRKRHTKPRAIGQRAGIIEFNAPLDASNVMLVCQHCDTRSRIGIRVGRRGARIRHCKSCNEPLDE; the protein is encoded by the coding sequence ATGGCCGGCACGCACCGATTTCGGCTCCGCAAGGGTGACACCGTCGAGGTGCTCTCCGGGCGTGACAAGGGCCGCCAGGGCGTCGTCGAACGCGTCGTGCCGGAGACGGGTCAGCTCGTGGTCGAAGCCATTAATGTGCGGAAGCGGCACACCAAGCCGCGTGCCATTGGGCAGCGGGCCGGTATCATTGAGTTCAACGCCCCGCTCGACGCCTCGAACGTCATGCTGGTGTGCCAGCATTGCGACACGCGTTCCCGGATTGGAATTCGTGTGGGCCGTCGCGGGGCGCGAATCCGCCACTGCAAGAGCTGCAACGAACCACTGGACGAGTGA
- a CDS encoding type Z 30S ribosomal protein S14, with product MAKKCKIVKWERERNAFNSPNFDERSLRGRKLRYKVRYRNRCVLCGRPRAYMRRFDLCRICFRTLAAQGEIPGVTKSSW from the coding sequence ATGGCCAAGAAGTGCAAAATCGTGAAATGGGAGCGGGAGCGCAACGCGTTCAATTCGCCGAACTTCGACGAGCGTTCGCTGCGCGGCCGCAAGCTTCGCTACAAGGTGCGCTACCGCAATCGTTGCGTCCTGTGCGGCCGACCGCGGGCCTACATGCGGCGGTTCGACCTCTGTCGAATCTGTTTTCGCACCCTGGCGGCGCAGGGCGAGATTCCCGGCGTGACGAAGTCGAGCTGGTAG
- the rplE gene encoding 50S ribosomal protein L5, which produces MARLLDRYRESIRPELQRDLGLGNLHEVPRLEKVVVNVGIGAALSNDAIVDHTVRDIAAATGQRPIVTRARRSVAAFRLRAGQRVGVKTTLRGRRMYEFLDRLINLALPRLRDFRGLSLRAFDGRGNYSIGLPEQLVFPEIDYDSIDQIRGLEVTLVTSAQTDAHARRLLEAIGLPFEREEAI; this is translated from the coding sequence ATGGCACGCTTGCTTGACCGATATCGAGAGTCGATTCGCCCCGAATTGCAACGGGACCTTGGGCTCGGCAACCTCCACGAGGTGCCGCGGCTGGAGAAGGTCGTGGTGAATGTCGGCATCGGCGCGGCGCTGAGCAACGACGCGATCGTGGACCACACGGTGCGCGATATCGCCGCGGCCACGGGCCAGCGACCCATCGTGACGCGGGCGCGGCGGAGCGTGGCGGCCTTTCGGCTGCGCGCGGGCCAGCGCGTGGGCGTGAAAACCACGCTGCGCGGCCGGCGGATGTATGAGTTCCTGGACCGGTTGATCAACCTGGCGCTGCCGCGGCTGCGCGACTTTCGCGGCCTGTCGCTGCGCGCTTTCGATGGGCGCGGCAACTACTCGATCGGCCTGCCCGAGCAGCTGGTCTTCCCCGAGATCGACTACGACTCGATCGACCAGATTCGCGGTCTGGAGGTCACCCTGGTCACCAGCGCGCAAACCGATGCGCACGCGCGGCGGTTGCTGGAGGCCATCGGTTTGCCGTTCGAACGCGAAGAAGCCATCTAG
- the rplF gene encoding 50S ribosomal protein L6: protein MSRIGQLPVPIPAGVTVNVGDGNAVEVKGPKGSLARALPASMTITAADGLVQVTRPNDERKQRALHGLTRQLLANMVTGVTEGFQKRLEIQGTGYRASLQGRALDLQLGFSHPQVIKPPEGVDIQVPDPTRIVVEGIDKEAVGQIAAEIRAMRPADPYKGKGVRYAGEYVRQKPGKTAAGLATA from the coding sequence ATGTCACGCATCGGCCAGCTTCCCGTCCCAATCCCCGCCGGGGTCACGGTCAACGTCGGCGACGGCAATGCGGTTGAAGTCAAGGGGCCGAAGGGCTCGCTGGCGCGTGCGCTGCCGGCGTCCATGACCATCACCGCGGCCGACGGCCTGGTGCAGGTGACGCGACCGAACGACGAGCGCAAGCAGCGGGCGCTGCACGGCTTGACGCGCCAGCTGCTCGCCAACATGGTGACCGGCGTCACCGAAGGCTTTCAGAAGCGCCTCGAGATTCAAGGCACTGGATATCGCGCCTCGCTTCAAGGCCGCGCACTCGATTTGCAGTTGGGGTTCTCGCATCCGCAAGTGATCAAGCCCCCGGAGGGCGTGGACATTCAGGTGCCGGATCCGACGCGCATCGTGGTCGAGGGGATCGACAAGGAGGCCGTGGGCCAGATTGCCGCGGAGATTCGGGCGATGCGCCCGGCCGATCCCTACAAAGGCAAAGGCGTCCGCTATGCCGGCGAGTACGTCAGGCAGAAGCCCGGCAAGACCGCTGCCGGATTGGCGACGGCCTGA
- the rplN gene encoding 50S ribosomal protein L14, which produces MVQQQSRLKVADNSGAREIMCIRVLGGSGRKYAGVGDIVVASVKQAAPNSPVPKGSVVQAVVVRVAKEYRRVDGSRIRFDDNAAVVLDGTAPRGTRIFGPVARELRERRFMRIVSLAPEVL; this is translated from the coding sequence ATGGTTCAGCAACAGAGCCGACTCAAGGTCGCCGACAACAGCGGTGCGCGCGAGATCATGTGCATCCGCGTGCTCGGCGGTTCCGGCCGCAAGTACGCCGGCGTGGGCGACATCGTGGTGGCCAGCGTCAAGCAGGCCGCGCCCAACAGCCCCGTGCCGAAGGGCAGCGTGGTGCAGGCGGTGGTCGTGCGCGTGGCGAAGGAATACCGACGCGTCGACGGATCGCGAATTCGATTCGACGATAACGCGGCCGTCGTCCTGGACGGTACGGCGCCGCGCGGCACACGCATTTTCGGCCCGGTGGCGCGCGAGCTGCGCGAACGGCGCTTCATGCGCATCGTGTCGCTGGCGCCCGAGGTGCTCTGA